The segment ATTATCAGTCAGGGGGTTTTTAATGAAGAAGAAGATTCTCGAATTTACTTTTTCCTTTGATTCTGTAAATAGAGAAATCATTATCTAAACTAATTACTTTTTTAATATTAACCTCTTCAGCAATTATTATCAAAGTCGCATCTGCGAAATCCATCGGTCTATCCGAATATTTTGTCATTAAGTCAATTATTCTATCAAATTGTAATTCAGTTATCTCATAAACGCTTATTGCCCCCGCATGAATCCACTTTAAAAAATCAACCTGCGCTTCTATATTAAAATCAAGTAAATGAGTAACTTCTGTTATTATAGATAACGAAGTAATCAATTTACCGGAGTAATCTTTTAAAAAAGTTTTTACTTTCTGATGATGCCTGTCAGAGCGATCAAACAGGGCAACCAGGGGGCCTGTATCAATTACGGCTGTCGCGAATGTGTTTCTCACGTAATTTTTTCTTTAGATATTTTTTCCCATTTATAGACAAGTTACCTTTGCTGCTTGCGAAGCGCCCGAATAAATTTTTCCCCATTTCA is part of the Bacteroidota bacterium genome and harbors:
- a CDS encoding PIN domain-containing protein, encoding MRNTFATAVIDTGPLVALFDRSDRHHQKVKTFLKDYSGKLITSLSIITEVTHLLDFNIEAQVDFLKWIHAGAISVYEITELQFDRIIDLMTKYSDRPMDFADATLIIIAEEVNIKKVISLDNDFSIYRIKGKSKFENLLLH